Proteins encoded by one window of Micromonospora coxensis:
- a CDS encoding glycosyltransferase family 4 protein yields MEAPAAAPTRHVLFLNWRDTRNPEGGGSEVYVERIAGELVRRGHRATLLCATHSAGPAEETTTDGVRVLRRGGRHTVYLRAALVYLAGALGFGPLSRRHGGRPDLIVDVGNGLPFLSALYARRPVIALVHHVHREQWPVVLGRWLASFGWWVESWLAPRVYRRCQYVTVSAATRDELAGLGIDPARVAIVHNGTPDMTVGPVTRSPQPSLVVLGRLVPHKQVEVALRALARLGAELPGLSLTVAGQGWWEPQLRQLAADLGVTDRVRFTGFVTDTEKRELLAAAWVALTPSLKEGWGLTIVEAGAVGTPTVAFRGAGGVEEAVVDGETGLLADDVDDFVAKVRLLLTDDAYRSTMGEAARAHAARFTWPVSGEKFAALVTRAANVPAGAPVKQMEQSYLLP; encoded by the coding sequence TTGGAAGCACCGGCTGCCGCCCCCACCCGGCACGTACTGTTCCTCAACTGGAGAGACACCCGGAACCCGGAGGGCGGCGGATCCGAGGTCTACGTCGAACGGATCGCCGGTGAACTCGTTCGGCGCGGCCACCGGGCGACCCTGCTCTGCGCCACCCACTCGGCCGGCCCGGCCGAGGAGACCACCACCGACGGCGTACGGGTGCTGCGCCGCGGCGGCCGGCACACGGTCTACCTGCGCGCCGCCCTGGTCTACCTGGCCGGCGCCCTCGGATTCGGCCCGCTCAGCCGCCGGCACGGTGGACGGCCGGACCTGATCGTCGACGTCGGCAACGGCCTGCCCTTCCTCTCCGCCCTCTACGCCCGCCGCCCGGTGATCGCCCTGGTGCACCACGTGCACCGGGAGCAGTGGCCGGTGGTGCTCGGCCGCTGGCTCGCCAGCTTCGGCTGGTGGGTCGAGTCCTGGCTGGCTCCGCGCGTCTACCGCCGCTGCCAGTACGTCACCGTCTCCGCCGCCACCCGTGACGAGCTGGCCGGCCTCGGCATCGACCCGGCCCGGGTCGCCATCGTGCACAACGGCACACCCGACATGACGGTCGGGCCGGTGACCCGCTCACCGCAGCCCTCCCTGGTGGTGCTCGGCCGGCTGGTCCCGCACAAGCAGGTCGAGGTCGCGCTGCGCGCTCTCGCGCGGCTCGGCGCCGAACTGCCCGGACTGAGCCTGACCGTGGCCGGTCAGGGCTGGTGGGAGCCGCAGCTGCGCCAGCTCGCCGCCGACCTCGGCGTCACCGACCGGGTCCGCTTCACCGGCTTCGTCACCGACACCGAGAAGCGGGAACTGCTCGCCGCCGCCTGGGTGGCGCTGACCCCGTCGCTCAAGGAGGGCTGGGGACTGACCATCGTCGAGGCCGGCGCGGTCGGCACCCCGACGGTGGCGTTCCGGGGCGCGGGCGGGGTCGAGGAGGCGGTGGTCGACGGCGAGACCGGACTGCTCGCCGACGACGTCGACGACTTCGTGGCGAAGGTACGGCTGCTGCTGACCGACGACGCCTACCGCAGCACGATGGGGGAGGCGGCCCGCGCCCACGCGGCCCGGTTCACCTGGCCGGTCTCGGGCGAAAAGTTCGCGGCCCTCGTGACGAGGGCCGCGAACGTGCCGGCGGGAGCGCCGGTGAAGCAGATGGAGCAGTCCTACTTGTTGCCGTAG